One segment of Carassius auratus strain Wakin chromosome 2, ASM336829v1, whole genome shotgun sequence DNA contains the following:
- the LOC113039708 gene encoding uncharacterized protein LOC113039708, translating into MVLRAGSITTLAMMSRTSEGVIEPEVVRPRRVIRRPTHLRDYEVSYPQKQLAFADEQSDMLSCMRELREENRRMRQDMQRLSDMIVNSSVLASQVSLSDQQLLNEGAVVSSTPKFISMQESVKGDGNSSQTEHTPLVPPRDESLLTVRSREQELIEELTDSLQRAGRLSDSPPNSGMSTPSYNDPHSSKNDLPRYDHYYDANVPLRPPHLSDIRQQYPDDPPVLRSTMPPHDVYYHPATDPYHRRLNEHLQKDVFTDRFDHSPNDWRQEYSRNNRPLRTSDHSHHSLGNSELPRPVHSPPMQYRGPTPTIPDFGRDDPREFSRLKLALNNVLPEDASESFKFQILMDHLKLEDALLVADSYSHSRTPFSDTMRALTDMYGQPHQLALQRITNLMDGPNIRSGDVKTFKAFALRVRALVGMLNQLGSTGWTELKCGSHVSRLLAKLPYDLRANFKRFINPLQTPIPTLIDFAEWLEYEVRVQVEGTQYGSYFEHAKHSVHKDKRTGFVPRKPTTVLHGKEQKVGSVELPKTECMDSERPQEKLKKYCPFCNTIQHYMNQCSNFKLLTKEQIESWIRTGHRCWRCGRGHSSSKCTLKAKCKRCERRHLDVLHEVNANVDVMSKSNNRTSEESSVSPTSQALYLDRPTSSRQVLLKLIRVIIQNGDKSLETYAVLDDGSERTILLNEAAQRLDLQGEIEDLALRTVRQDVHTIHGRSVSFFIAPVSHPDRSYPVKGAFTAKELALVQHTYPISDLQRRYHHLRDLPLHDIHEAQPLVLIGSDYPHLITPVEPVRLGPPGGPAAVHTKLGWTLQGPSRLIKPHLQAQECLFISCVSPEAELFCQVEKLWQLDTLPYQSEKVVSRSRQDAEAIRLLEEKTIRIDVNGVKRYATPLLWKELPPPLNAPKEAVMALLRSTERKLSRDPSMAASYESEIQKLLQAGYVTPLTAAECDRSSQSWYIPHHMVHHNAKNRIVFNCSFEYQGQSLNEHLLPGPTLSASLLGVLIRFREHSVAICSDVKGMFHQIRLLDEDKPFLRFLWRHGNTSEPAIVYQWQVLPFGTTCSPCCATYALQSHAKVDLEGTDEVRQTVERSFYVDNCLKSVSTEAQAIELVNRLQGHLMNGGFELRQWASNIPEVIHHLPAELKSKSGEIWLSQEMTNPQENALGLIWQCRSDTLVYKSYQKDEGEITMRSIYRTLAKLYDPLGYLIPYTTRAKIVVQLLWDKKRGWDDPNLPLGLLDIWHQWESELPQLSQIHLPRCYSSSLQYPVKSRSVHVFCDASEKAYGSVAYLCSEDSQGNMHVAFMAARSRVAPRKQISIARLELCAALTGAQLGDVLKKELTLDISKFIYWSDSTTVLSWLQSDSCRYRVFVGVRVTEIQELSDPGAWRYVDSAANPADDITRGLSLVQLAKETRWKQGPAFLMQSSSCWPKPPEGQAPEEVQELKKSVFCGSLTEHKLQVEPDPNKFSSYPDLLEATARFLHGAADNTDSLSADAFQKAELSILRQCQMHDFPDEFALLKGGKDISVHSRLIKLAPEYDKEQDLIRVGGRLRRCHGLSDAVLHPIVLSQDHPVVKLLIKHYDDQLHHPGAGRVYAELRRKFWILRGREAIKRHQHHCLDCNKWRGKPKIPRMSDLPTSSLRLCRPPFYSTGVDCFGPLLVKVGRRTEKRWGVVYKCLTTRAVHLDLLDHMDGDSFLLSLRRFIARRGKPYEILSDQGTNFRGGCKELEDTFSHMQTSIRDQLAKEQIRFKFNPPSAPHFGGSWEREVRSVKTALRITLGAQTVTEEVLRTILIEVEGILNSRPLGYVSSDIADPDPVTPNSLLMGRPDSSLPQVVYSDHELLSRKRWRHSQVLSDHFWKHFIHDFLPTLQSRQKWYREKENIAVGTVVLIVDEQIPRALWRVGTVSAVIPSSDGRVRTAVVKVKDQTYTRPVAKLIELPSLPPDTESSL; encoded by the coding sequence atggtccttcgagccggatctaTAACCACTTTAGCAATGATGTCCAGAACTAGTGAGGGAGTTATAGAGCCAGAGGTTGTACGCCCACGTAGAGTAATAAGACGGCCAACACATTTGCGTGATTATGAGGTTAGCTATCCACAGAAACAGCTTGCATTTGCAGATGAGCAGTCTGATATGCTCAGTTGTATGCGTGAACTGAGAGAGGAAAATAGACGAATGAGGCAAGACATGCAACGCTTATCTGATATGATTGTTAACTCTTCTGTGTTAGCTTCCCAGGTTTCATTATCTGATCAACAGCTTTTGAATGAAGGAGCAGTGGTGTCATCTACACCAAAGTTTATTAGTATGCAGGAGTCAGTTAAGGGCGATGGAAACTCTAGCCAGACAGAACATACTCCTTTGGTGCCACCTAGAGATGAATCCCTCCTTACAGTTCGCAGTCGTGAGCAAGAGCTCATTGAAGAGCTTACAGACAGTCTACAGAGAGCAGGTCGGCTTAGTGATAGTCCGCCTAATTCAGGTATGTCGACCCCTTCGTATAATGATCCACATAGTAGTAAGAATGACTTGCCACGGTATGATCACTATTATGATGCTAATGTTCCTCTGCGGCCACCTCATTTATCTGATATTCGTCAGCAATATCCAGATGACCCACCAGTGTTGCGGTCCACTATGCCTCCTCATGATGTTTATTATCATCCAGCAACGGATCCTTACCATCGCCGCTTAAATGAGCATCTGCAGAAGGATGTCTTCACAGATCGTTTCGATCATTCTCCAAATGATTGGAGGCAAGAGTACAGTCGAAATAATAGACCGTTACGTACATCAGATCATTCTCACCATTCCCTTGGAAATTCTGAGCTTCCTCGTCCTGTGCATTCACCCCCAATGCAATATCGAGGGCCGACTCCTACAATTCCCGATTTCGGTCGGGATGATCCCCGAGAGTTTTCCCGTCTTAAGCTTGCATTAAACAATGTTCTTCCTGAAGACGCTTCTGAGTCGTTTAAGTTCCAAATACTTATGGACCACCTTAAGCTGGAAGACGCTTTACTTGTCGCTGACTCATATAGTCACAGTCGTACTCCATTCAGTGACACTATGAGAGCGCTCACTGATATGTATGGGCAGCCACATCAATTGGCACTGCAAAGGATCACTAATCTGATGGATGGGCCCAATATCAGGAGCGGGGATGTGAAGACTTTTAAGGCATTTGCCCTTCGTGTCCGAGCACTGGTTGGAATGTTAAATCAGTTAGGTAGCACAGGTTGGACTGAACTGAAATGTGGCTCACATGTTTCTCGTCTCTTAGCTAAATTGCCGTATGACCTAAGAGCTAACTTCAAGAGATTCATTAACCCCCTTCAGACACCTATTCCAACTCTGATTGATTTCGCAGAATGGCTGGAATATGAGGTTCGCGTGCAGGTAGAAGGAACACAGTATGGGTCCTATTTTGAGCATGCAAAACACAGTGTTCACAAAGACAAGCGAACTGGTTTTGTTCCCCGAAAGCCAACTACTGTCCTACATGGTAAAGAGCAGAAAGTAGGATCAGTAGAGCTACCAAAGACTGAATGCATGGACTCAGAAAGACCACAGGAGAAGCTGAAAAAATATTGTCCGTTCTGTAACACAATTCAACACTATATGAATCAGTGCTCTAACTTCAAACTCTTAACTAAAGAGCAAATTGAAAGTTGGATCAGAACAGGACATAGATGTTGGCGTTGCGGACGAGGGCATTCTTCCTCTAAATGTACGTTAAAGGCGAAATGCAAACGGTGTGAAAGGAGGCATCTTGATGTTCTTCATGAAGTCAATGCCAACGTTGATGTGATGAGTAAAAGTAATAACCGGACATCGGAGGAAAGTTCAGTAAGCCCTACTTCTCAGGCCTTATACTTGGATCGACCTACGAGTAGCAGGCAAGTGCTACTGAAGTTAATTCGAGTAATCATTCAGAATGGGGATAAGTCATTAGAAACCTACGCTGTGCTAGATGACGGATCTGAGCGAACTATTTTGTTGAATGAAGCTGCTCAACGTCTAGACCTTCAGGGTGAAATTGAAGATCTGGCTCTGCGAACAGTGAGGCAGGATGTCCATACCATTCATGGAAGATCAGTATCTTTCTTTATAGCCCCTGTTTCACACCCTGACAGATCTTACCCAGTCAAGGGTGCATTCACCGCAAAAGAGCTAGCCCTGGTTCAGCATACTTACCCCATCTCTGACTTGCAAAGAAGATATCACCATCTCCGTGACTTACCTTTGCACGACATCCATGAAGCGCAGCCCTTGGTACTTATCGGCTCAGATTATCCTCACTTGATAACCCCTGTTGAGCCAGTGAGATTAGGTCCTCCTGGAGGTCCAGCGGCGGTTCATACAAAGCTCGGCTGGACATTGCAAGGTCCCTCAAGGCTTATTAAACCTCACTTGCAGGCTCAAGAATGTTTATTCATTTCTTGTGTTTCTCCTGAAGCTGAGCTATTCTGTCAAGTCGAAAAGCTTTGGCAACTGGATACTCTTCCTTATCAATCTGAGAAAGTGGTCAGTCGATCACGACAGGATGCAGAAGCTATTCGCCTCCTAGAGGAGAAAACCATCAGGATTGATGTGAATGGGGTAAAAAGGTACGCCACGCCTCTACTCTGGAAAGAGTTGCCTCCGCCTCTGAATGCACCCAAGGAGGCTGTCATGGCCCTGCTACGCAGCACAGAGCGAAAGTTATCTAGAGATCCTAGTATGGCTGCCTCTTATGAATCAGAAATTCAGAAACTGCTGCAGGCAGGTTACGTCACACCGTTGACAGCTGCAGAATGTGATCGGAGTTCCCAGTCATGGTACATACCACATCATATGGTTCATCACAATGCAAAGAACCGTATTGTCTTCAATTGTTCTTTTGAGTACCAGGGTCAGTCTTTGAATGAACATCTCTTGCCCGGTCCTACCTTAAGTGCCAGCTTGTTGGGAGTTCTCATCCGCTTTCGAGAACATTCTGTGGCCATCTGTAGTGATGTGAAGGGTATGTTCCATCAAATCCGTCTCCTTGATGAAGATAAACCCTTCCTTCGCTTTCTGTGGCGTCATGGGAATACATCTGAACCGGCCATTGTGTATCAGTGGCAAGTTCTGCCATTTGGCACTACGTGTAGCCCTTGTTGTGCTACTTACGCACTTCAGTCCCATGCCAAGGTGGATCTCGAAGGTACTGATGAAGTACGTCAAACGGTGGAGCGTAGCTTCTATGTTGACAATTGTCTTAAGAGTGTCTCTACTGAAGCCCAAGCTATAGAGCTGGTAAACCGATTGCAGGGCCATCTTATGAACGGTGGATTCGAATTGAGGCAATGGGCCAGTAACATCCCTGAAGTTATTCACCACCTTCCTGCTGAGTTAAAGTCAAAGAGTGGGGAGATTTGGCTAAGTCAAGAAATGACCAACCCTCAGGAGAATGCTCTTGGATTGATATGGCAATGTAGATCAGACACATTGGTATACAAATCGTACCAGAAAGATGAAGGTGAAATTACAATGCGGAGCATCTATCGCACTTTAGCCAAGCTTTATGACCCCCTTGGATATCTCATTCCGTATACCACCAGAGCCAAAATTGTTGTGCAGTTGTTGTGGGATAAAAAACGAGGATGGGATGATCCTAATTTACCATTGGGCCTACTAGACATTTGGCATCAGTGGGAGAGCGAGCTGCCACAATTGTCTCAGATCCACCTACCAAGATGCTACAGTTCCAGCCTTCAGTATCCTGTCAAGAGCCGCAGTGTTCATGTGTTTTGTGATGCTTCTGAAAAGGCATACGGCTCTGTAGCATACTTGTGCTCTGAAGACAGTCAGGGTAATATGCATGTTGCCTTCATGGCAGCAAGGTCAAGAGTCGCTCCACGGAAACAAATCTCCATAGCTCGTTTAGAGCTTTGTGCTGCATTGACAGGAGCACAACTAGGAGACGTCTTGAAGAAAGAGCTGACCTTAGATATCTCCAAATTCATCTATTGGTCTGACTCCACTACAGTTCTTTCTTGGCTGCAGTCTGATTCTTGCAGATACCGAGTGTTTGTAGGAGTTAGAGTCACCGAAATCCAAGAGTTGTCTGACCCTGGAGCTTGGCGCTATGTCGATTCAGCAGCCAATCCTGCTGATGATATCACGCGTGGGTTATCACTGGTTCAACTAGCTAAAGAAACACGATGGAAACAAGGACCAGCCTTCTTAATGCAGTCTAGCAGTTGTTGGCCTAAGCCACCAGAAGGACAGGCCCCTGAAGAAGTTCAGGAACTTAAGAAATCTGTGTTTTGCGGCTCATTGACTGAACATAAACTGCAAGTTGAACCTGATCCCAATAAATTTAGTAGCTATCCTGATTTACTAGAGGCTACAGCACGATTCCTTCATGGGGCGGCTGATAACACTGATTCACTCAGTGCAGATGCGTTTCAGAAGGCAGAATTGTCTATCCTTAGACAATGTCAGATGCATGACTTTCCTGACGAATTTGCTTTACTCAAGGGAGGAAAAGACATTTCTGTACATAGCCGACTCATTAAGCTTGCTCCTGAATATGACAAAGAACAAGACTTGATTAGAGTAGGAGGACGACTTCGTAGGTGCCATGGATTGAGTGATGCAGTTCTACACCCTATTGTTCTGTCACAAGATCATCCAGTAGTTAAACTTCTAATAAAGCATTATGATGATCAACTGCACCACCCGGGAGCTGGCAGGGTGTATGCTGAGCTGCGGCGTAAGTTTTGGATTTTGCGAGGAAGAGAGGCAATTAAAAGACATCAGCACCACTGTCTTGATTGTAATAAATGGAGAGGCAAACCAAAGATTCCCAGAATGTCAGACTTACCCACATCAAGTCTGAGGTTATGTAGACCCCCCTTTTACTCCACCGGAGTAGATTGTTTTGGACCACTGTTAGTGAAGGTTGGCCGCCGTACTGAGAAAAGGTGGGGTGTCGTATACAAGTGCCTCACTACTCGAGCTGTACATCTTGATCTGTTGGATCACATGGATGGAGATTCATTCCTGCTGTCTCTCAGGCGTTTTATTGCCCGAAGAGGGAAACCCTATGAGATTCTCTCTGATCAGGGAACAAATTTTCGAGGTGGATGTAAAGAGCTGGAGGACACTTTCTCCCATATGCAGACCAGCATTAGAGACCAGCTAGCAAAGGAACAAATCAGATTCAAGTTTAATCCACCCAGTGCGCCTCATTTCGGCGGCTCATGGGAAAGAGAAGTGAGGTCTGTAAAGACAGCCTTAAGAATCACCTTAGGTGCTCAGACCGTTACTGAGGAGGTATTGAGAACCATCTTGATCGAGGTGGAGGGCATTCTTAATTCTAGACCCTTGGGTTATGTCTCTAGCGACATAGCAGATCCAGACCCAGTAACGCCAAATTCTTTACTGATGGGGCGGCCTGACTCCTCCTTGCCCCAAGTTGTCTATTCAGACCATGAATTACTCAGTAGAAAAAGATGGAGACATAGTCAGGTTCTGAGTGATCATTTTTGGAAGCATTTTATTCACGACTTCCTACCCACATTGCAGTCAAGGCAGAAAtggtacagagagaaagagaatattGCAGTTGGCACTGTAGTACTCATTGTTGATGAGCAGATCCCAAGAGCGCTCTGGAGAGTTGGTACTGTCTCTGCTGTCATTCCTAGTTCAGATGGGAGAGTCAGAACAGCAGTGGTCAAAGTGAAAGATCAAACGTACACAAGACCAGTAGCTAAGTTGATTGAATTGCCTTCCTTACCCCCAGACACAGAAAGTTCCTTATAG